A stretch of DNA from Rhizobium sp. N324:
GGAAGCCAAATATCAGGCGATCCGCAATCTCGTCACCATCGAGGAAGCGCTCGCCTATCTCGGCCGCTTCTTCGATCATCACGATTTCAGCATCTATCCGCTCGACGAGGCCTTCCCGGATCTTGGCGATATCGGCAAGAACAGCTTCCGGGCAACCACCGACCGCATCAAGCGCACGGCACGCGAAAAAGGGCTGACGCTGCGCGAAACCGCGCTCGACGTCGCCACACCCCGCACGGCCTTCATCGGTACGGCGGAACATATCGCCGACGAGATCATCCGCTGGGTGGATCATGGCGCCGCCGACGGCTTCATCCTCGGTTTTCCCGTCATCGCCGAAGGCTTCGATGACTTCGCCGAATACGTCCTGCCGATCCTGACCGAGCGCGGCTATTTCGATCCGGTCCTGAAGGGCGAGACGCTGCGCGATCATCTGGGCCTGCCCTTCCGGGAAAGCCGCTATGCGGCCGGCGCCGATCAGCTCGAGCAGGGAAGGGCTGTCGGCGCCTGAGGCGCCGGCGAACCGCCATGGACACTATCGCTCGGAACCCGCGCAGCAACGATCCGGTCGAGAAGGGCATCGCCGCCTATCTCGACGAGATCATCGCACTTCGCCACGATCTGCACCAATATCCCGAGCTTGCCTTCCAGGAGCTCAGGACCAGCAAGCTCGTGGCCTCCCGCCTGTCCTCCTGGGGCTACGAGGTGACGACGGGCATTGCCGGCACCGGCATCGTCGCCACCTTGAGACGCGGCGAAGGCAGGAAACGGATCGGTATTCGCGCCGATATGGATGGGCTGCCGATCGAGGAAGCGACCGGTCTTGCCTATGCGAGCAGCAATCCGGGCGTCATGCACGCCTGTGGTCATGACGGCCATACCTCGATCCTGCTGGCGGCTGCGCGCTATCTCGCAGAGAGCGGCAATTTCAGCGGCACGTTGAGGCTGATCTTTCAGCCCGCCGAGGAAATTGGTGCGGGCGCCCGCAAGATGATCTCGGAAGGCCTGTTCGAACGGTTTCCCGTCGATGCGGTCTTCGGCCTGCACAACTGGCCGGGTGTGCCGGCGGGCCAGTTCGGTTTTGTCGCCGGCCCGGCCATGGCCTCGGTCGATCAGGCGGTCGTCAAGATTGTCGGCAAGGGCGGCCACGGCGCCGAGCCGCACCGCGCCGTCGATCCGGTGCTGGCGTCCGCATCCTTCATCACCGCCCTGCAAAGTGTCGTCTCTCGCAATGTCGATCCGCAAGACATGGCGGTCGCCACTGTCGGCTCGATCCATGCCGGCTCCGCCTCGAATGTCATCCCCGAGAGTGTGGAGATGAAGCTGACCATGCGGGCCTTCAGCGAGACGGTGCGTCAGCTGCTGCAGGAGCGCATTCCAGCCCTTGCCCGCGCCCAGGCCGAAAGCTTCGGCGCGGTGGCGGAGGTGAATTACCGGCTCGGTTTTCCGGCGCTGGTCAACCACGCCAAGGAAACCGCATTTGCCCGGGATGTCGCCTATGATGCGCTTGGTCTTGCGGCGATCGAAAAGGATTTCCGGCCGCGCACCGCGAGCGAGGATTTTGCCTTCATGCTGCAGGCCAATCCCGGCAGCTATCTCTTCGTCGGCAATGGCGACAGCGCGCCTCTGCACAGCGCCCACTACGATTTCAACGACGCGATCATTGCACCGGCCGCCCGCTACTGGGTGCGGCTCGCCGAAACCTTCCTCACGGATGACAATGGGTGACGAACGATATGAGCGACACGTTTCTCTATACGAGCCCTCTCGACCCCCGCGCCAAGCCGCTGATCGATGAGTTGATCCATGAATATGACAGCCGCTACGGCACCTATTTCAATGCCGAAGGTGCTGCGGCAGAGCTCAACCGCTATCCTCCCGAAGCCTTTGCGCCGCCTCACGGCAATTTTCTGCTGCTGCTCCGCAATGGCGAAACCATCGGCGGCGGCGCCTTCAAACATTATGACGAGCGCACCGCCGAATTCAAACGCATCTGGACGCGTTCCGACCTGCGCCGCCAGGGTCTTGCCCGCAAGGTGCTGGTGGAGCTGGAGGCCCAGGCCGGCCGTCAGGGTTATAGCCGCATTTACCTGACGACCGGTTTCCGCCAGCCCGAGGCCGTCGGCCTCTATCTGAATGACGGCTATACGGCTCTCTTCGACACATCAGCCGATCCCGAAATCTACAAGAGCCTGCCCTTCGAGAAGGACATCACCCATCTCGCGCAATCGGTTCTCGATGAGGCCGAACCACGCCTGCGCGTGGCCGGCGCAAATCACTGAAAACGGCAAAGACCGACAATCATAAAAGGGAAGCAAGAATGGCACTGACGACGGATTTCGCCGGCATCGCGCCCGGCAGCAGGACGGTGGAATCGAAGCCGGATCATTCCCGTTACCGCATCGTGCCGGCACGCCATCCCGGTCGTCTGGCCGGCACGATCTTCGCCGCCGTCGTCATCGTCGCCGTGCTCTATTCGACCTTCACCAATCCGCGCTGGGGTTGGAACGTCTTTGCCGAATGGTTCTTTGCCGAGCCGGTGCTCGTTGGCCTCGGCAGGACGTTGCTGCTGACCGCGCTTGCCGCCGTTTCCGGTTCCATTCTCGGGACGGCCCTGGCGCTCGCCCGGGTCTCCAAGTCGCCGCTGCTGTCAGGCCTTTCCTGGGGTTATATCTGGCTGTTGCGCTCGATCCCGATGATCGTGCTGCTGCTGATCCTGAACAATCTCGGCTATCTCTACGAAACGATCAGGATCGGCATCCCCTTCACCAACACGGTCTTCATCGATTATCCCACGGTGCAGTTGCTGACGCCGTTTGCCGCCGCCTTCCTCGGCCTGACACTCAACCAGTCGGCCTTCTTCGCCGAGATCGTCCGCGGCGGTATCCTTTCGGTGGATCATGGCCAGCTGGAGGCCGCCGCCGCCCTCGGCCTGCCGCGCCGGCGCCAGGCTTTCCGCATCGTGCTGCCGCAGGCGATGCGCTCGATCCTGCCGACCGGTTTCAACGAACTCATCGGATTGGCGAAAAGCACGTCCATGGTCTATGTGCTGGCGCTGCCGGAACTGTTCTACACGGTGCAGGTGATCTACCGCCGCAATCTCGAAGTCATTCCGCTGCTGATGGTCGCCACCGTTTGGTACCTGATCATCATGACGGTGCTGTCGGTCGCCCAGCATTATATCGAGCGCTATTTCTCCAAGGGCGCCGTGCGCAATCCGACGCCGCTGCCCTTTCAGGCATTCTTCGAGCGTTTCCGTCGCTCGCTTCCTGCCTTCGATACGACGGTCGAGCCCGTGCGCAAGATCGGCTTCCGGGATGCGGCCTCACTGCGGGCTACGGGCGGGGCGGTGCGCGTGCAAACGATCTCGAAGAGTTTCGGCTCGCTGAAGGTGCTCGACAAGGTCGAGCTCAGCCTGCCCTCGGGCAGCGTGACCGCCATCCTTGGTCCGTCCGGCTCCGGTAAATCGACGCTTCTGCGCGCGATCAACCATCTGGAGCGTGTCGATGAGGGTTTCATCTCCGTCGACGGCGATTTCGTCGGCTACAGCAGGAAGGGCGACACGCTCTACGAGCTCAAGGAAAAAGAGATCCTCAAGCGCCGCGCCGATATCGGCATGGTCTTCCAGAGCTTCAATCTGTTCCCGCATCTGACCGTGCTCGAAAATCTCATCGAGGCGCCGATCCAGGTTCGTGGGCTCGGCCGCGAGGAAGCCGTGCAACTGGCGCAGGAGCTGTTGGCCCGTATCGGCCTCAGCGACAAGATCAATGCCTATCCGCGCCAGCTCTCCGGCGGCCAGCAGCAGCGTGTGGCGATCGCCCGGGCCTTAGCGCTCCGTCCCAAGGTGCTGCTCTTCGACGAGCCGACCTCTGCACTTGATCCGGAGCTTGTCGGCGAAGTGCTGGACCTCATCAAGGACCTCGCCCGCACCGGCACGACGCTCGTCATCGTCACCCATGAGGTCGGCTTTGCCCGCGAAGTCGCCGACACGGTCGTCTTCATGGAAAGCGGCCGTATTCTGGAGGTTGGTCCGCCGGCCCGGATTTTCACACAGGCGGAGCATCCCCGAACCCGCGAATTCCTTGCCAAGGTTCTCTAGCGCCGATCGGCGCTGGTGAAATGCCGGGCCGCGACGGGCTGCTCCGGTCGAACGACAATAACCACAACCCGAAGATGAAATGGAGAAGGGGCATGGCATTTGCAGATAGAGTAAGGCTTCTCATAGCGGGAGCCGTCACCATCGGCGCAATCGGTTTCGGTTCCGCTCAGGCGCAGCAGAAATTCGATCTCAGCCCCGAACAGCCGAACCGGCTGCGGGTGGAAAAGAACGAGAAACGCATCGCTGAAATCAAGGACTTCAAGTTCGTCGAAAACGGCGCCTTCACCGTCGGCATCAGCTCAAGCGGCAATCTGCCGCTGCATGACTATGCCTCCGATTCCAAGACAGTCATCGGTTACGACGTCGATCTGGCGCAGGCCATTGCCGACAGCCTCGGCCTGAAGCTCAACCTCGTCTCCGTCGCCTGGGCCGATTGGCCGCTGGGGCTGACCTCCGGCAAATTCGACGCGGTGATCTCGAACGTGACCGTCACGGAAGAGCGCAAGGAGAAGTTCGATTTCTCGACCTACCGCAAGGATGAACTTGGTTTCTACGTCAAGGCCGAAAGCCCGATCGCAGCGCTCAAGCAGCCGAAGGATATTGCCGGCCTGAAGGTCATCACCGATGCCGGCACCAACCAGGAGAAGATCCTGCTGGAATGGGACCGCGAGAATGTCGCCGCCGGCTTGAAGCCGATCGAGGTGCAATATTATGACGACGACGCGGTCAAGGATCTCGCCGTGCAGTCCGGCAGAGCCGACGCCGTCTTCAGTGTCAATGCGACGCAGGCCTATTCGGCAGGGATAAACGGCAAGACCAAGCTCGTCGGCACTGTCAGCGGCGGCTGGCCGATCACCGCCGAGATTGCGGTCACCACCCGCAAGGGCAGCGGTCTGGCGGCTCCCCTGACCGACGTCGTCAACGACCTGATCGCCAGCGGCGCCTATAAGAAGATCCTCGATACGTGGAATCTCGGTCCGGAGGCGATCGACAAGGCGCAGACCAACCCGCCCGGCCTGCCGAAGAGCGGCTCCTGATCCTATCCGGCCGGCAGTATGCTGCCGGCCATTCCTGCCTGACATTTCGGAGATTGAAGACGATGATTGCCTTTCCGGCATTGCGGACCCTGCTGATCGCCGCCATGGCGTCCGGCCTTTCCTTCGGCGCAACCCGTGCGGCCGACGATTTCGACCTGAGCCCGCAGCAGCCGGGCAGGCTGCATGCCGCCAAAAACGATGCGGCGATCGCGGCGATCCCCAAGGGATTCAAGTTCGTCACGCCAGGCAAGTTCACCATCGCCGTCAGTCCGGGCGGGCCGCCGCTTTCCACCTATGCCACCGACGCCAAGACCGTGGTCGGGGCGGATCCCGATTATGCCTGTGCCATCGCCGACAGTCTCGGCCTGACGCTGGAGATCGTGCCCGTCGCCTGGATCGACTGGCCGCTCGGCCTGGCCTCGGGCAAGTATGATGCCGTCATTTCCAATGTCGGGGTCACCGAGCAGCGCAAGGAGAAGTTCGATTTCTCCACCTACCGTCAGGGCCTGCACGGCATCTTCGTGAAGTCCGACAGCCCGGTCACCTCGATCAAACAGCCGAAGGATGCGGCGGGTCTGAGGATCATCGTCGGGGCTGGAACCAATCAGGAGCGCATCCTGGTGAAGTGGAGCGACGAGGATGTCGCCGCGGGCCTGAAACCGATCGAGCTGCAATATTACGACGACGAGGCGGCAAGCCTCCTCGCGCTGCAGTCGGGCAGGGCCGATGTCATCGTCCAGCCGCATGCGCAGCTGGTCTTCATCGCTGCGCGCGACAAGAACATCAAGCGCGTCGGCACGCTCAGCGCCGGCTGGCCTGATCGTTCCGACGTTGCGATCGCCACCCGCAAGGGAGGAGGGCTTGCCGATGCGCTGACCGTCGCCACCAACGGCCTGATCAAGGACGGCACCTACGGCAAAATCCTCGACCACTGGCACCTTTCCGAGGAGGCCTTGCCGGCATCCGAGACCAATCCGCCCGGCCTGCCGAAATACTGATCTGCAGAAGGCGTGACATGAGCAGCGGCATTATATCCATCAGCCATATCGGTTTCCTCACCCCCGGCAACTATCGCGACGACGATCCCCTGTCAGGATTGGAGCAGACGCTCCAGCAACTGCAATATGGCGAAGAGCTGGGTTTCGACAGCGCCTGGGTCCGCCAGCGGCACGTGGAGCCCGGGATTTCTTCCGCGAGCGCCTTTCTGGCGGCGGCGACGCAACGGACCAGCCGGATCCAGCTCGGAACGGCGGTCATTCCGATCGGCTATGAAAACCCCTACCGGCTGGCCGAAGACCTCGCCACGGTCGATGTCCTCTCACGCGGACGGCTGAATATCGGCGTCAGCGCCGGCCGGCCGCCGCATGCCGAGTTGATTGCCCCGCTCGCCTTCGACGGCGACTGGACGCGCTACGATTTCTCGCATGACCGCGTGCTGCGCTTCGCCGACAATCTGCGCGGTGCCTATCTCGGCGACGATGAGACCTTGATCAAGACGCCCTTCGGCCCGCAGCGGCCGCGGCTGCAACCTTATGCCAAAGGCCTGATCGATCGGATCTGGTATGGCGGCGGGTCTCAGCGCTCGGCCGAGTGGGCCGGGCGCAACGGCTTCAATCTCCTGACCGGCAACGTGATAACGGGGGAGGGGACCGACGACTTCTTCGTCGCCCAATCCAGGTTGATCGAAACCTACCGTGGCGCCGGACCTCAGCGCCGCGTCGCGCTCGGCCGCGTCATCGTGCCTTTCGACAGCGCCGATGCGGCGACACGCCGCCGCTATCGCGATTATGCCGCTGGCCGCCATCAGCGGACGCTTTCGCCCCAGGGCGAGCGGCGGACCCTGTTTGCCCGCGATATCGTCGGCACGTCGGAGGAGATCTTGGAGCAGCTTTTTTCCGATCCGATCCTGCCTGAGGTCGGCGAGCTGCGGCTGGAGCTTCCTTACGAGTTCGAGCACGAGGAATACCGTCAGATCCTGCACGACTTCGTGACAAGGATCGCGCCGCAGCTCGGATGGAAAGCGCAGCCCGAAATTCGGGGCGCTTCCTGAGGCAGGCCGCGCCGGTCAAGCCCTCATTCGACGTCAGAACAATCATTCACGAGGAACAATCACCAGTGACGAGAACGGTAGAATACTTCTTTTCGATTGGATCGCCCTGGTCCTACATCGGTTTCGACGCCTTCATCGAACTGGCGGCGAAGAACGACGTCGTCGTCGCGCCCTATCTGACGACGGTGGTCGAGGAAAATGGCGGGATCTTCTCGCGCAACCGGCCCGAAATCCGGCGTGCTTACTGGACGCGGGACCTCAAACGCTGGGCGCGCGTGCGGGGCAAGGAATTGCGGCTCGAACATCGCCCTGAGCTCACCGATCCGACGCCGGCCTCCCTCTTCGTCATTGCCGCCTATCTCGACGGACAGGACTGGATCGGTGTCGCCCGAACCCTGCAGCATGCCTTCTGGGCCGAGGCGAGGGATATCGGCAAGCCCGACGTCCGTGAGGCGATTGTTACCGCCGCAGGCTTTGATGGTGCAGCACTGCTCCGGCGGCAAGCCGATGAGGATGTCCAGAACAAATGGTCGGCAGACCGCACGCATGCGCGCGACAGCGGTGTCTTCGGCTTCCCCACCTATGTCCATGACGGCGAGATTTACTGGGGACAGGACAATCTGCCTTTCCTGGAGCGCCATCTTGGCGGCGACAGGCCTTAAGCCGAGTGGCACCTCGGTTGAGACGGATTTTTCCAAATAAGTCTATAAAATAGATAGACATAATTCCTTGCCTTTGACGCCGTTCGCTAGATTGCTGTGATTGAAGGGGAAATCGCACGCATGCTCGACAGGACATCTGAGGACGCCACCATTCCGCCGCATCCGACGGAATGGCCGACCGTTATTCTCGCGATCGTCATCCATGGCGGGTTTCTGGCGCTGACCTGGTGGTGGCAATCATTGCCGACGATCGTGGTCGTGATCGTCGGAGGCTGGCTGATTGCCTGGCACGGGTCGCTTCAGCATGAGGTCATTCACGGCCATCCGACAGGAAGACGGTGGGTGAACGATGTGATCGGATCGGTGCCCCTGTCGCTGTGGCTGCCTTACCCGATCTACAGGGAAAGCCATCTGGAGCACCATCGAGACGAATATCTGACCGACCCGATCGAAGATCCGGAATCCTCCTACGTCACCCGGGCCGCCTGGGAGCGGCTCGGCCCTGCAGGCAGGCTGCTGGCGCGGTGGAACACGACCCTTTTCGGCCGGTTGACGATCGGCCCTGCCGTGATGCTCCTGAGTTTCCTCGGGCAGGAATGGCGGCTGGTGTGGGCGAACGAGCCGGGAAGACAGCGGATATGGGCGGTCCATAGCATCGGTGTCTCCCTCGTCCTTTTCTGGGTGACGGTCATCTCAGGCATGCCGCTATGGCTCTATCTCTTCGCCTTCGTCTATATCGGTGCGGCAATGACGCGGCTTAGATCCTATGCCGAGCACCGATATGCGGAAAGCCATGAGGAGCGCACCGCCATCGTCGAAAACAGCCATCTCTTCGGCCTGCTGTTTCTCTACAACAATCTGCATGTTCTCCACCATCGCCGTCCCGGCATCTCCTGGTATCGTCTGTCCACCGTCTATCGCCACAATCGCGAGATGCTGGTCCGTTCGAACGGCGGGCTCGTCTATGACGGTTATTGGGATGTCGCACGCCGGTTTTTCCTGAAGCCGCACGACGATCCGACGCATCCCCGTCATTCGTGACGGCGGCGACAGCCGCGCCTGCAGGTCACTGGCTCGGAGCCAGCGGCGTCCGACCTGCTATAGCGGAGGAAATTCCGTTATCCTGACGGTTTTGCACATTCCCATCGAAACCGTTCCATTCTATTGGAGGAAAAGATAAGGGAAGATTTTTTTACATTGTTTGCTTCGATTGGTTCTTTTATCTCCTGTTTCATCAAAACGCGAAACGCGCAGCATTGATCGGAGAAAGACGATGAACCCCGCCATGAACATGATGCCGATGATGAACAACATGATGCCCGCCATGATGAACCCGATGATGGGTGGTGGAATGATGCCGATGATGGGCGGCATGCCCATGATGAACGGCGCGATGATGCCGATGATGGCCTCTATGCCGATGATGATGATGATGATGGGCTCGATGAAGTGCAGCATGACGGCCGACGGCATGGTCTGCGAAATGAAGCCGATGGAAGGCATGGACAAGGACATGTTCATGGAATGCTGCAAGCGCATGATGTCGATGATGTCGGGCGGCATGCCGATGATGATGATGTGCGGCGGCATGATGATGTGCTGCACGATGGCCGCCTGAGCCTTTCACATCCCGAAAGAGACGACAAAGCCTCCGGAGACGGAGGCTTTCTTGCATCAGACCCTGATGTCCTCAAGATAGGTCGTCACGAGGTAGAGGATCGCCTCCGTGCCTGTCATGTTTCGATAGACGTGGGGAACGTCCGCCTCGAAGACGATGGCATCGCCTTCACCCAGGATATGCAGCGGCTGTTTGCCGGCGATGATTTCGACGGTGCCTTGAGCAACGACCAGATTTTCGACCGTTCCATGCTGATGGGCGTCGGCGTTTTCGGTATGGTGCGGAGCGATCCGGAGCTCGTAGAATTCCACCTTCCTCTCGCCCTCGAAGGGAAAGAGTGCGCGTGTCTGGAAGCGCCCCTCGGAAGACGCGAGGATTTTCGATCGTGCCCTCGGCACGGCAATGATCGGAGTTTCGCCGCGTTCGGCGATCAACGCGGCGCAGGGAATGCCGAGAGCAAGCGCGATCTTCGACAGGATGCTTAACGTCGGGCTGCTCTTGCCCGTTTCGATCTGGCCGAGCATCGCCCGGCTGACGCCGGCGATCTTTGCCAGCCTGTCCAGGGAATAGCCGCGGCGGGTGCGGATACGCCGCAAGTTCTGTCCCGTCTGAACCGTAATCTCGTCGGCGGCATCCTTCGCTTCGACGTCGGAACGAAGCGCTTGATCAGACGCCATGTCCCGCAATGCCCATTGCCATGACCGGAACGAAGCCCCAATAGGGCACCCACATCAGAACCGGCTGCATCGCAAACGATACCGACGCGGCAACCTTCGCCGCGTCAGGCGCATGCTTGCTACGCGCTTGCCGGTAAGCCTGAAGGTCGATGACATCAGCCGTTTGCATTGGCATGAAAAGCTCCCGCTAAAATCTATAAGAAAGCTATATTTTCTCCGGCGGAAAAGGCAGGGCGCGTCATCCAATCGTCCGGCCGAACCGGAAATCTTATACCAAAAATACGCGGGCTTACGGCAAAGCCATTTGTCGCCGGATTTCATACGCCCAAAGACGTCTGCCATCCGGAGACCAAGCCCGCAACTGGGCGATTGACGATCGCCGCAGCCTATGCGTGCGGACGCTGAGATGAATGTTTTTTTCAACCGAGTGCGGAAGGAGAGACACACATTCCTTTAATCCAGTAATTTTATAGACAATATTTGAAGCAACCATAGAGAGGAAAAACCATGTCAGGTTTCAAACTCGTCGGCATAGCTGGCAGCTTCAACCGTCCATCGAAGACATTGGCGCTGGTCCGCCACGTCGCCGAACGCGCAAGCATCCGATACGGATTTACGAGCAAGACCTACGATTTGCACGATGTCGGTCCGTCGCTGGGCAGCGCCTTGTGGCGCAAGGACCTCGACGACCAGGCCCGGCGTGTCGTCGACGAGATCGTGGGCGCCGACGTGCTGGTGGTCGGTTCGCCGACCTACAAGGGATCCTATCCCGGCCATTTCAAGCATCTCATCGATCTGATCGACCCGCAGGAACTGCGGGCGAAGCCGATCATCATTACGGCAACGGGCGGCGGCGATCGGCATGCGCTGATGGTCGAGCATCAGCTTCGGCCGCTGTTCGGTTTTTTCATGGCGCACACGCTGCCGACGGCCGTTTATGCGTCCGATCGCGATTTCACGGACTACGCGGTCTCATCCGATCAGCTTTCGAACCGCATCAGCGAAGTGGTCGGCGAATTGGCGGCCTTCTTTCCCGGAGCAGGCCCGGCAATAGCGGCGGCCGAATAGGAACATCGCCATGGTTCTATCTCAGGACACAACGGCAGACGGTGCGGAAGGCTCGGGGCGGCCGGGCGAACAATTGTGGAGCGTCTTCGAATTCGCGCGACGATATCGCCTCGCCAAACGGGAAGAGAACCGCTTGCTGATGCTTTACGGCCCGACCGCATCGCTTCGCGATCTCCTTGCCAATGCCCGACGTCATTGCCTGATTTCCTAACCATCGCTTCCTGACAGGAGGTTCGCATGAAGCTTGATTTCTATTTCCGGCTGAAACGCGCGATCGGCCGTTTTCTCGATCCGAAAAGCCCGGCTGGGCTGCAGCCTGTAAACGGACGGCTTCTCCGCGACGAAGAGCGGGACCGGTCGGCGCGCGAATACGAACTCCATTATTGGGGCGCGATGCCCGGACTTTGGTATTGAGGAGGATGCGGGATGGCGATCGTCGTTGAGACCGGCTTCCGCCGGCACAAAACGAAAAGAGCGACGGCAAGCGTCATGTCGCAGTTCAGGCATGCGGCCGGGTTCTGCACGGTCGTCGGTTCCTTCACCTTCCTGTTCGCGCTGGTGATCGGGCTGATCCAATGAGCGACGTCCTCATTCTTCCCGGATTGTTCGGCTCGGGAGAGGGGCATTGGCAGCAGCACTGGCTGCAGGATCAACCGGGCAGCCGTTATGTTGTCCAGGACGATTGGAGCCATCCTGACCTCGACAGCTGGCTGCCGCGCCTGGAAAGCGCGCTCGAAGAGGCCGGTGAGGCCTATCTGGTTGCCCATAGTCTCGGATGCCTGCTCGCCGCCCGGCTGGCCGGGCGAAGTGTTGCCCGTCGGGTGAAGGGAGCATTGCTCGTTGCTCCCTGCGATCTGCCGGCCACGGACATTCTGCATCCCGGGCACATCTCGTTCGGCGGCATGCCGACGGCGCCTCTGCCATTTCCGAGCATCGTCGTCGGCAGCATGAACGATGCCTACATGACGGTCGATCGGCTGACCTTGTTTGGTCGCCTGTGGAAGGCCGAGACCAGGAATATCGGCCTTGCCGGCCACATCAATATCGCCAGCGGTTTTGGCCGCTGGCGAACCGGCTACCGGCTGCTGGACGCCTTGAAGATGCGCGCCGGCGATCGAAGGCGCAACGTTTTCGCGCGGCCGGCTTTCGCGATGTGAATGGAAGCCGAATGTCCGATATCATCGACGATCTCCTGCGCCTCAGCGATGATCCGAATGCCGACCCGAGGAGCCGGCGCCGGCAAACCATGGAGCGTTTGGTAGAGACGCTGCTTGCCATGGCAGATGCCGAAATTGGGCCGGACGAAGTGCAACATCGCCATTCGATCATCCATCTGACGACAATCATCCGCGACATGACGGGCAGGATCGCCGAGGCCGACGATACGACATTTGCGGCGATCGTCAGGGAGGCCGCGATGCTGATCTGCAGCCTTCAGCGGCGCCGGGCCGACGCGGCCAGATTTACGGTGCATTGAAACGTGACCGGCATCATCGAGTATAAGCAGCCCGGGATGCGGCGAAGCGAGGTTCGGATGCTCGGCGCAACCAGCATGGCTCTTACGGACGAGCTCGTGTCGCTCAGCCTTCGCCCCGAGCTCGATCCCGGCCCCGAGCCGCACCGGATACCGCTGACCGAGATGGAGACGGAGATGTTCGCCAGGCGGCTGCTCCAGGAATCCGACGGCGCGC
This window harbors:
- a CDS encoding helix-turn-helix domain-containing protein, with protein sequence MASDQALRSDVEAKDAADEITVQTGQNLRRIRTRRGYSLDRLAKIAGVSRAMLGQIETGKSSPTLSILSKIALALGIPCAALIAERGETPIIAVPRARSKILASSEGRFQTRALFPFEGERKVEFYELRIAPHHTENADAHQHGTVENLVVAQGTVEIIAGKQPLHILGEGDAIVFEADVPHVYRNMTGTEAILYLVTTYLEDIRV
- the msuE gene encoding FMN reductase; amino-acid sequence: MSGFKLVGIAGSFNRPSKTLALVRHVAERASIRYGFTSKTYDLHDVGPSLGSALWRKDLDDQARRVVDEIVGADVLVVGSPTYKGSYPGHFKHLIDLIDPQELRAKPIIITATGGGDRHALMVEHQLRPLFGFFMAHTLPTAVYASDRDFTDYAVSSDQLSNRISEVVGELAAFFPGAGPAIAAAE
- a CDS encoding RBBP9/YdeN family alpha/beta hydrolase, coding for MSDVLILPGLFGSGEGHWQQHWLQDQPGSRYVVQDDWSHPDLDSWLPRLESALEEAGEAYLVAHSLGCLLAARLAGRSVARRVKGALLVAPCDLPATDILHPGHISFGGMPTAPLPFPSIVVGSMNDAYMTVDRLTLFGRLWKAETRNIGLAGHINIASGFGRWRTGYRLLDALKMRAGDRRRNVFARPAFAM